The DNA window CATATGCGCCAATGCGCATGGCCATGGCCCGGCCATCCTCTGCCTTCACTGGCTCCAGCTTCAACCGGGACAGCTCGTTCTTTACGTTCTCGTCGTTGCGCAGATCTTTCTTGTTGGCCACTAGTATAATAGGAACATTGGGACAAAAGTGTTTGACTTCAGGCACCCACTTTTCGGGGATGTTTTCCAACGAGTCCGGGCTGTCCACGGAGAAGCACATCAAAATGACATCGGTGTCCGGATAGGAGAGAGGGCGCAGCCGGTCGTAGTCCTCCTGTCCGGCTGTGTCCCACAGAGccagctggacttgcttgttGTCCACCTCTATGTCCGCCACGTATGTCTCAAACACAGTGGGGACATACACCTCGGGGAACTCGTCTTTGCTGAACACGATCAGGAGACATGTTTTCCCACATGCGCCGTCGCCCACCACGACAAGTTTCTTCCTTATGTCTGCCATTCCTACTGCGCGTTTCTCTCTCCTAGCTGTCGCGTGAATGTggcatcaaaaacacatatgtcCCCTCCGTGCTTCCTCCCTCGGCTTTTGTACTCTCAATGAGCCTCGTACCGTAAGCCGCTCCCGTCTCGCAACTCCAGAAATTTACCAGTAACCACTGCGA is part of the Epinephelus fuscoguttatus linkage group LG11, E.fuscoguttatus.final_Chr_v1 genome and encodes:
- the LOC125897499 gene encoding rho-related GTP-binding protein RhoB, translated to MADIRKKLVVVGDGACGKTCLLIVFSKDEFPEVYVPTVFETYVADIEVDNKQVQLALWDTAGQEDYDRLRPLSYPDTDVILMCFSVDSPDSLENIPEKWVPEVKHFCPNVPIILVANKKDLRNDENVKNELSRLKLEPVKAEDGRAMAMRIGAYDYLECSAKTKEGIWEVFETATRAALQKRKTPSGSCLKCCVLM